The Anguilla anguilla isolate fAngAng1 chromosome 19, fAngAng1.pri, whole genome shotgun sequence genome has a segment encoding these proteins:
- the LOC118218889 gene encoding NLR family CARD domain-containing protein 3-like — protein MSSSEKTKTEDGTHGPAGKRVWVERAGSPVPSCLSMKSDRSIDLLIDFRGEFRGDQRIHCSNKLLSSKQSLLRTLMKLKKTEKLKLFQSHLSQGCPECLHSLPEDPSVLDTFMKMKELFKSHQIADYPECTERGQEDPEALYIVEKMLETCGIERSLKITLHILRTMKKKDVTDPLERDEQHNEFKERAQQALKTHLKKRFECIFEGLAKQGHQTLLNEIYTELYITEGGSRGVNDEHEIRQIEIASKRQTTHETAIICNDIFKPSPGQEKPIRTVLTKGIAGIGKTVSVQKFILDWADGKANQDIDFIFTLPFRDLNLKKEREFSLMELLQQYFPQLKEIKSFEDDEVKVVFIFDGLDECRLPLDFQSNEICCDITESSSLDVLLTNLIKGNLLPSALLWITSRPAAANQIPPECVHQVTEVRGFNDPQKEEYFRKRIRDRNKASKIISHIKSSRSLYIMCHIPVFCWISATVLETMLDKVSGDLPKTLTEMYTHFLLIQTNVKNEKYHGTNETTPKKMSASNTEIILKLGQLALLQLLKGNLIFYEEDLREMGIDVSEASVYSGVCTEIFKEECGLGEEKVYCFVHLSIQEYLAALFVFHSCVNENRNVLRAEESKPRSDGVQLSELHRTAVDQALESKNGHLDLFLRFLLGLSLDSIQTLLGGILTQTGSRSPSIKKTVLYIKERIKKESSAERTINLFHCLNELNDNSLVEEIKNFQRSGKLSNEMLEPHQCSALAFMLLMSEEILDEFDLKTYNTSAAGYQRLLPVVGNCRKAILYSCGLTETSCEIVASALQSSNSSLSDLDLSYNNLGDSGVKLLCAGLMSPNCKLQRLRLGWCNLTDGCCDVLASVLRSPHSELRDLELRDSELQDSGVRALSAGLEDPHCKLERLGLSGCRVTQRGCDSLASALCSNPSHLRELDLRYNHPGDSGVRALSAAKLDTLTLLVDHGGENRTKPGPRKYGCQLTLDPNTAHRELSLSEGNRRVTHTPGREQPYPDHPERFERWPQVVCRESVCERCYWEAEFSVSERDGWVHIAVTDKGISRKGGDSDCVFGLNKNSWSLWCSKHGHSDKHRYYVWHNNNRTDIPAPASPYRRAGVCDDDDAGRGVCVYRVGVCVDRLAGTLSFYSVSDSDTLTLLHRFHTHFTQHTPLCAGFGVQGSCSVSLC, from the exons tctctcctgcgcactctgatgaagctgaagaagactgaaaagttgaaactgtttcagagccatctgagtcaggGTTGCCCAGAATGCTTACATAGTCTTCCTGAAGATCCTTCTGTACTGGATACGtttatgaagatgaaggaattgTTCAAGAGTCATCAAATTgctgattacccagaatgcactgagagagggcaggaggatcctgaggccctgtacatagttgagaagatgctggagacctgtggcattgagaggtctctgaagatcacactccatATCCTGAGGACCATGAAGAAGAAGGATGTCACTGAcccactggagagagatgagcagcaca atgaattcaaagaaagagcccagcaggcactgaaaactcatctgaagaagaggtttgaatgcatatttgaaggtttagcaaagcagggccaccagaccctcctcaatgagatctatacagagctctacatcacagaggggggaagtagGGGGGTCAATGATGAACATGagatcagacagattgagatagcatcgaagagacaaaccacacatgAGACTGCAAtcatctgcaatgacatctttaagccttcacctggacaagagaaaccaatcagaactgtgcttacaaagggcatcgctggcattgggaaaacagtctctgtgcagaagttcattctggactgggcagatggaaaagccaatcaggacattgatttcatcttcactcttcctttccgagatctgaatctgaaaaaggagagagaatttaGTCTCATGGAACTTCTGCAGCAAtactttccacaactgaaagagatcaaaagttttgaagatgatgaagtcaaagttgtgttcatctttgatggtctggatgagtgtcgacttcctctagatttccaaagcaatgagatttgctgtgatataacagagtcatcatcattggatgtgctgctgaccaacctcattaaggggaatctgcttccctctgccctcctctggatcacctcccgaccagcagcagccaatcagatccctcctgagtgtgtccaccaggtgacagaggtacgaggattcaatgacccacagaaggaggagtacttcaggaagagaatcagagatcgGAACAAGGCCAGcaaaattatctcacacataaagtcatccaggagtctctacatcatgtgtcacataccagtcttctgctggatttctgctactgttctggagacaatgttggatAAAGTGAGTGGAGAcctgcccaaaactctgactgaaatgtacacacacttcctgctcattcagactaatgtgaagaatgagaagtatCATGGCACCAATGAGACAAccccaaagaaaatgtcagcatcaaatacagaaatcatcctgaaactggggcagctggctttacTACAGCTGTtaaagggcaatctgatattctatgaagaggacctgagagagatgggcattgatgtcagtgaagcttcagtgtactctggggtgtgcacagagatctttaaagaggagtgtgggttgggtgaggagaaggtctactgctttgtgcatctgagcattcaggagtatctggctgccttgtttgtgtttcattcatgtgtgaatgagaacagaaatgtactcagagcagaagaatcaaaacctcGCAGTGAcggagtgcagctgtctgagttacacaggactgcagtggatcaggccttagagagtaagaatggacacctggaccttttcctcagattccttctaggcctctctctggactccattcagactctaTTAGGAGgaatactgacacagacaggaagcagatcacct agcattAAGAAAACAGTATTGTACATAAAGGAGAGGATCAAAAaagaatcttcagcagagaggaccatcaatctgttccactgtctcaatgaactgaatgacaactctctagtggaggaaatcaagaatttccagagatcaggaaaactctctaatgaaatgctggaaccacaccaatgttcagccctggcctttatgttactgatgtcagaggagatcctggatgagtttgacttgaagacctacaacacatcagcagcaggttatcagagactgctaccagtagtcgggaactgcaggaaggccat ATTATACAGCTGTGGCCTCACAGAGacgtcctgtgaaattgtggcctctgctcttcagtcatcaaactcatCCCTGAgcgatctggacctcagctacaataacctgggagattcaggagtgaagctgctctgtgctggactgatgagtccaaactgtaaactacagagact caggctgggttggtgtaatctcacagatggctgctgtgatgttctggcctcagtcctgcgttctcctcactcagagctgagagatctggagctcagagacagtgagctgcaggattcaggagtgagagcgctctctgctggactcgaggacccacactgtaaactggagagactggg gctgtcaggctgtagagtcacacagagaggctgtgattctctggcttcagctctgtgttcaaacccctcacacctgagagagctggacctgagatacaatcacccaggagactcaggagtgagagcgctgtctgctgctaaactggacacactcacactgct tgtggaccatggaggagagaacaggaccaaaccaggacccaggaaat acggctgtcagctcacactggatccaaacacagcgcacagagagctgtctctgtctgaggggaacaggagggtgacacacacaccggggagagagcagccatatcctgatcatccagagagatttgagcgCTGgccccaggttgtgtgcagagagagtgtgtgtgagcgctgttactgggaggctgagttcagtgtgtctgagagggACGGATGGGTTcatatagcagtgacagataaaggaatcagcaggaaaggaggggattctgactgtgtgtttggattgaataaaaactcctggagtctgtGGTGCTCTAAGCACGGTCACTCTGATAAACACAGATACTATGTCTGGCACAATAATAACCGAACAGACATAcctgcccccgcctccccctaccgcagagcaggagtgtgtgatgatgatgatgctggtagaggagtgtgtgtgtacagggttggagtgtgtgtggaccgtctggccggcactctgtccttctacagcgtctctgactctgacacactgaccctcctgcacagattccacacacacttcactcaacacacacccctctgtgctggatttggaGTGCAGGGCTCCtgctcagtgtccctctgc